The window CATTTTAATATACGtaagcagaaaaagaaaaccaaaagagagagagggagaaaaagGAATGTAGGTACCTGAATTCGTAAATAATTTTCTTCAGACTGAAGTGTTTGAAAAATAGTAGAAAGGTGAAAGTCAACCATATCGCTACTTGCATGAGAGAATACATCTACTAGCGGAGTTGAACCACCACTTGTGAGCCAACCCAGAATTCCCCATTTCGCTGCTTGCTCTGCATCATACTTTCCTTCCTCTTTTGCTGTACCAGTTCCCAAGGATAGAACAATGAAACGACTATATTCCTGTGATCTAATCGAGAAGAAGTCGGAATTTCCTTGGCTAACCTCCTTAGTCACATGGTTCATTGCAACTAAAGCCTGaaattttatttcatatttacCTTAATCGTgagaaaaaatgatttttttttttttttgctaaaataTACACAATCCAAGTTTCTCAAAGTAACACGACAAAGATGAGAAATTATACCGGATTGTTAGCAGCCACGCCACCATCGATAAGGTTAAATTCTTTGACGCGACCATCAGAATCTTCAGTTTCGAATTTATGGGCAGGAAGATAAGTGGGAGCAGCTGAAGTTCCTATGCATATATCTCTCAATAAGGCGTCTAGGCTTGGATGGTGCTTCAACTGAGCCATGCAAAACATCGGAATATGAGTTTCTTTtagaaggaaaaataaaaaggaacatGTAATACAATGATAAAAAACGAAAGGGTTTGATTGAGACGAACTGCATAGCTGGAAAAGATGGTGGGCTGGAGCAATTTGATGTCGAAAGTAGGGATGACAACATTAGTCAATGTTTGGTGCAACTTGGTCTCACCCAGCTTTTGCTTGAGCAGATTATGGAGATATTTGCCATCATATTTGGGTCCAGTCACGGCTTTAATTAGCTTTTCTGCTTGTCCCAGCATTAAGTGTCTGGTCATGAACATCAATCATGTTAGTTAATTGGCACTAGCGGGTCGATATACTACTAGCATATAGTAACTTAATTGTTTGGACAATGAAGATGGTATATAGTTAGGCTGATTACGTTTCTTGCGGGAAGATTTGAGGGCAATTGTCAAGGTAAAAGTCCTTGATCTCTTTGGCAGCAAATAGAGGCCGATTCTTGTCATTTGGAGCGGCAAGCATTGCAGTCACAA is drawn from Coffea arabica cultivar ET-39 chromosome 1c, Coffea Arabica ET-39 HiFi, whole genome shotgun sequence and contains these coding sequences:
- the LOC113737142 gene encoding patatin-like protein 2, with translation MESPGSFLQPPTYGNSITILSIDGGGIRGIIPGVILGFLESELQKLDGEDTRLADYFDVISGTSTGGLVTAMLAAPNDKNRPLFAAKEIKDFYLDNCPQIFPQETHLMLGQAEKLIKAVTGPKYDGKYLHNLLKQKLGETKLHQTLTNVVIPTFDIKLLQPTIFSSYALKHHPSLDALLRDICIGTSAAPTYLPAHKFETEDSDGRVKEFNLIDGGVAANNPALVAMNHVTKEVSQGNSDFFSIRSQEYSRFIVLSLGTGTAKEEGKYDAEQAAKWGILGWLTSGGSTPLVDVFSHASSDMVDFHLSTIFQTLQSEENYLRIQDDTLTGDLASVDVATEENLQNLVKVGENLLKKPVSRINLQTGVFEPLNKGTNEEALKRLADTLSKEKRLRDLRSPTGHVPKRQK